A genomic stretch from bacterium includes:
- the rplX gene encoding 50S ribosomal protein L24 — protein sequence MKIKKGDTIIVRTGKDKGKTGKVDAVLSPIDKVLVSGINIAKRHRRAKKTGEKGQIIDVPMPIHVSNVSLLEDGKPVRVGYKLADGKKLRISRKSGKAI from the coding sequence ATGAAAATAAAAAAAGGAGACACTATAATAGTCCGTACGGGCAAAGATAAAGGCAAGACCGGAAAGGTTGATGCTGTTTTGTCCCCTATTGATAAAGTTCTGGTTTCAGGAATAAACATCGCCAAACGCCACCGACGAGCCAAAAAAACCGGGGAAAAGGGACAGATAATAGATGTGCCGATGCCTATTCATGTGTCCAACGTGTCTCTTTTAGAAGACGGTAAACCGGTAAGGGTGGGATACAAACTGGCCGATGGTAAAAAGTTAAGAATAAGCAGAAAAAGCGGCAAGGCCATATAA
- a CDS encoding type Z 30S ribosomal protein S14, translating to MAKKSVIARSVKKPKYSSRIVRRCFRCGRKRAFMRDFGLCRICFREFANNGMVPGVKKSSW from the coding sequence ATGGCCAAAAAATCAGTAATAGCGCGTTCAGTAAAGAAGCCCAAGTATAGCTCCCGTATAGTGCGGCGCTGTTTCCGTTGCGGTAGAAAACGAGCTTTCATGCGCGACTTCGGTCTATGCAGGATTTGCTTTAGGGAATTTGCAAACAACGGAATGGTTCCGGGAGTGAAGAAGTCGTCTTGGTAA
- the rplW gene encoding 50S ribosomal protein L23 encodes MSFFTKKTEEKKGENKAVAVKARRDIPTRVNLESILIRPRITEKGAILADSNAYAFEVQPKATKHDVSRAVSALYKVIPAKVRVVKLPGKKVFVRGKSGRTAAIKKAYVYLKKGDKIEVV; translated from the coding sequence ATGTCATTTTTCACTAAAAAAACCGAAGAGAAAAAGGGCGAAAACAAAGCCGTTGCCGTAAAGGCGAGGCGTGATATTCCCACACGCGTCAATTTGGAGAGTATTTTAATTCGTCCGAGGATTACCGAAAAAGGAGCTATTTTGGCGGATAGCAATGCCTACGCTTTTGAAGTACAGCCGAAAGCCACAAAACATGACGTTTCCCGCGCGGTATCGGCCCTTTACAAAGTGATACCGGCGAAGGTTCGCGTAGTAAAATTGCCGGGCAAAAAAGTTTTTGTCCGCGGTAAAAGTGGCAGAACCGCCGCCATAAAGAAAGCGTATGTTTATTTAAAGAAGGGGGATAAGATAGAAGTCGTGTAA
- the rplE gene encoding 50S ribosomal protein L5 codes for MNTKEKQKNAFAKLKDKFGYKNPMQAPRLVKVVINAGTGSFKDKKKNEVVEDRIAKITGQKAAVRGAKKSIASFKVREGDPVGIQVTLRGNRMYGFLDKMISVAFPRTKDFRGVKVSSIDDMGNATFGILEHTVFPETSDEELKDVFGFGVTVVTTAKSKEEAESFFREIGIPFAKESK; via the coding sequence ATGAACACAAAGGAAAAACAGAAAAATGCTTTTGCCAAACTCAAAGACAAGTTTGGCTATAAAAATCCGATGCAGGCGCCGCGTCTTGTTAAGGTTGTCATAAACGCCGGCACCGGTTCTTTCAAGGATAAAAAGAAAAACGAAGTGGTTGAAGACAGAATAGCGAAAATCACGGGCCAGAAAGCGGCTGTCCGAGGCGCCAAAAAATCAATAGCTTCTTTCAAAGTCAGAGAAGGTGATCCTGTGGGCATACAGGTAACTTTACGAGGTAACCGCATGTACGGTTTTTTGGACAAAATGATTTCTGTCGCCTTTCCAAGGACCAAGGATTTTCGCGGAGTGAAGGTTTCCTCCATAGACGACATGGGCAATGCCACTTTCGGGATATTGGAGCATACCGTCTTTCCGGAAACAAGCGACGAAGAATTAAAAGATGTTTTTGGTTTTGGCGTGACTGTGGTAACCACGGCAAAGTCAAAAGAGGAAGCCGAAAGCTTCTTTAGAGAAATCGGCATTCCGTTTGCCAAAGAGTCAAAATAA
- the rplC gene encoding 50S ribosomal protein L3 gives MSKFILGTKVNMSQVFSDDGQALPVTVISAGPIVVTDTKTVERDGYNAVQVGFGAKKEKRASKSEKGHFKEIPVPQFVKENRLSEPAKEKRGDIIKADVFAVGDVVTVSAISKGKGFQGVVKRHGFAGGRRTHGQKHSEREPGSIGGGLRTRVPKGMRMAGRMGGDRVTVKNLKIVQVDAENNLILIKGAVPGRRGTLVEIRS, from the coding sequence ATGTCTAAGTTTATTTTAGGTACAAAGGTTAATATGTCGCAGGTCTTCTCCGATGACGGACAGGCCTTGCCGGTAACGGTTATTTCTGCCGGGCCTATTGTCGTTACTGACACAAAAACGGTTGAAAGAGATGGTTATAACGCCGTCCAGGTTGGTTTTGGAGCAAAAAAAGAGAAAAGGGCGAGCAAATCCGAAAAGGGGCATTTTAAAGAAATCCCGGTTCCTCAATTTGTCAAAGAAAATCGCCTTTCCGAACCGGCCAAAGAAAAACGTGGCGATATTATAAAAGCGGACGTTTTTGCCGTCGGTGATGTTGTGACCGTTTCCGCCATATCCAAAGGCAAAGGATTCCAGGGTGTGGTTAAAAGGCACGGCTTTGCGGGAGGCCGACGAACGCACGGTCAAAAACATTCTGAAAGAGAGCCGGGTTCCATAGGAGGAGGTCTGCGCACCCGTGTGCCAAAGGGAATGCGCATGGCCGGACGAATGGGAGGGGATAGAGTAACAGTCAAGAATTTGAAAATAGTGCAAGTTGACGCCGAGAACAACCTCATTCTTATAAAAGGAGCCGTGCCGGGCAGGAGAGGAACGTTGGTGGAGATAAGAAGTTGA
- the secY gene encoding preprotein translocase subunit SecY produces the protein MFSDFVSKIKIAFTDSVLRKKIFFVLFALVIFRILAVIPIPGVDIFRLEQFFSNNQFFGLLNIFSGGGLSNLSIVMLGVGPYITASIIMQLLTIASPKLKALYHEEGEAGRKKFSQYSRYLTVPLAVIQSFGFLLLLKNQGIISDLSLAESITNIAVVTAGSLLLMWIGELISEFGIGNGVSLIIFGGIVASIPTAVTEIWLNYDPSQIPLFLGFLVAAFLIILGVVIVTEAERPIPINYAKRVRGMKVYGGISTYLPLRVNQAGVIPIIFALSVLLFPQMILNFLVNVQSSAFQAFSSFLLGIMNNPWFYSSFYFFLVFVFTYFYTAVTFDPDSIATNLQKNGAFIPGVRPGQTTSQYIGKVLTRITLVGATFLGLIAVLPLAMQGVTGNATLAIGGTALLIVVSVVLDLVKKVDAQVSMREY, from the coding sequence ATGTTTAGTGATTTCGTATCAAAAATAAAAATAGCTTTTACCGACTCGGTACTTCGCAAAAAAATCTTTTTCGTTCTTTTCGCTCTGGTTATTTTCAGAATTTTGGCCGTTATTCCAATTCCCGGCGTTGACATATTTCGTCTGGAGCAGTTTTTCTCAAACAATCAGTTTTTCGGGCTTTTGAACATATTTTCCGGAGGCGGCCTGTCCAATCTTTCCATAGTCATGCTCGGAGTGGGTCCTTACATTACGGCGTCCATCATTATGCAGCTTTTGACTATCGCGTCCCCTAAGCTAAAAGCGCTCTACCACGAAGAGGGCGAGGCGGGAAGAAAAAAATTCAGTCAATACTCGCGATATCTTACCGTGCCGTTGGCCGTTATTCAGAGCTTTGGCTTTCTTCTGCTTTTGAAAAACCAAGGTATAATAAGCGACCTTTCTTTGGCTGAATCAATAACCAACATCGCCGTTGTTACGGCCGGTTCTCTTTTGCTTATGTGGATAGGCGAACTTATAAGCGAGTTCGGTATCGGAAACGGCGTGTCACTCATAATTTTCGGGGGTATCGTTGCAAGTATTCCGACCGCTGTTACCGAAATTTGGCTCAATTACGACCCGTCGCAGATTCCGCTATTTCTCGGTTTTTTGGTCGCGGCGTTTCTCATAATTTTGGGAGTTGTCATAGTAACGGAAGCCGAGAGGCCGATACCGATAAACTACGCCAAAAGAGTCAGAGGCATGAAAGTTTACGGCGGTATTTCCACTTACCTTCCTTTGCGCGTTAATCAGGCAGGAGTAATTCCCATAATTTTCGCCCTTTCCGTGTTGCTTTTTCCGCAGATGATTTTGAATTTTCTGGTCAATGTTCAAAGTTCCGCCTTTCAGGCCTTTTCTTCTTTTCTCTTGGGCATAATGAATAATCCATGGTTTTACTCGTCTTTCTACTTTTTCTTGGTTTTTGTTTTTACTTATTTTTACACGGCGGTTACTTTTGATCCGGACTCCATCGCAACCAACCTCCAAAAAAACGGAGCGTTTATTCCGGGAGTTCGTCCGGGACAAACAACCTCCCAGTATATCGGCAAGGTTTTGACGAGGATTACTTTAGTCGGAGCGACTTTCTTGGGACTTATCGCCGTCTTGCCTTTGGCAATGCAGGGAGTTACGGGAAACGCCACTCTGGCTATCGGTGGCACGGCCCTTCTTATCGTGGTATCGGTGGTGCTTGATCTGGTCAAAAAAGTTGACGCGCAAGTTTCTATGAGGGAATACTAA
- the rpmC gene encoding 50S ribosomal protein L29, whose translation MSSSLTKKTENDLLKELKAKRDELRKFRFDMTGSKIKNVRNGRAVRKDVARILTALNERQRNV comes from the coding sequence ATGTCTTCATCATTAACTAAAAAAACGGAAAACGACCTGCTAAAAGAGCTTAAAGCGAAGCGAGACGAGCTTCGCAAGTTTCGTTTTGATATGACCGGCAGTAAGATAAAAAATGTAAGAAACGGCCGAGCTGTGAGAAAAGACGTGGCAAGGATATTGACGGCTTTAAATGAGAGACAGAGAAACGTCTAA
- a CDS encoding 30S ribosomal protein S5, with protein MENKQYSGKSTGQNSAGAKFPRNVSGRAPKRNVRSKERAKSEFDQKILMIRRVARVAAGGRRFNFSVALVIGDRKGGVGVGIGKAGDTSLAIDKAVKNARKNMIKVPITKLQSIPHDVYTKYSSARVLLLPAPGKGLVAGSAVRDVLTLAGYRGVVGKVLSGSKNKLNIARATVKALVSISLKSTAPSMEPQTNSGDRSLK; from the coding sequence ATGGAAAACAAACAATACAGCGGTAAATCAACAGGTCAAAACAGCGCGGGCGCGAAATTTCCGCGCAATGTATCCGGACGCGCGCCTAAAAGGAATGTTAGGTCCAAAGAAAGGGCCAAGTCGGAGTTTGACCAGAAAATTCTTATGATACGCCGTGTTGCTCGTGTGGCCGCCGGAGGCAGACGTTTTAATTTTAGCGTGGCCTTGGTTATAGGGGATAGGAAAGGGGGCGTAGGGGTCGGTATCGGCAAGGCGGGAGACACATCTTTGGCCATAGACAAAGCGGTCAAAAACGCCAGAAAGAACATGATAAAAGTGCCGATAACAAAATTGCAATCAATTCCCCATGACGTTTATACCAAATACTCAAGCGCCAGAGTACTGCTTCTTCCGGCTCCGGGCAAGGGGCTTGTGGCTGGCTCTGCCGTCAGAGACGTTTTGACTTTGGCTGGATACAGAGGAGTGGTCGGTAAAGTTCTTTCCGGCAGTAAAAACAAGCTAAATATTGCCCGAGCGACGGTTAAAGCTCTCGTTTCCATTTCGCTTAAATCCACAGCGCCGAGCATGGAACCTCAAACAAATTCCGGCGACCGGAGTTTAAAATAA
- the rplR gene encoding 50S ribosomal protein L18 yields the protein MKSNSENRITRHKRIRAKVKGDANRPRLSVFRSNKYISAQLIDDEKGVTLGSASSRGSKGKKMEIAKGVGKAIASEAVKKGHKKVVFDRSGYKFAGNVKAVAEGAREAGLSF from the coding sequence ATGAAATCTAATTCCGAAAACAGAATAACCAGACACAAGCGCATACGCGCCAAAGTAAAAGGGGACGCAAACCGTCCGCGACTTTCCGTGTTTAGGTCCAATAAATACATTTCCGCTCAACTTATTGATGACGAAAAGGGAGTAACTTTGGGATCCGCCTCTTCACGAGGTTCAAAGGGTAAAAAAATGGAAATAGCCAAAGGTGTGGGAAAAGCAATCGCCTCTGAAGCGGTGAAAAAAGGACACAAAAAAGTCGTGTTTGACAGGAGCGGTTATAAATTCGCTGGAAATGTAAAGGCGGTGGCGGAAGGCGCCCGAGAAGCCGGACTGTCGTTTTAA
- the rplF gene encoding 50S ribosomal protein L6 produces MSRIGKKPIDIPDKTEISISGGNVTVKGPGGTLAREFKTGKISVVSRDKQVVLTPNSDSIETRALWGTYASHIKNMIKGVNTPYEKKLILEGVGYRAEVKGKDLVMGLGFSHQVKVPIPDTLKISVEKNIISISGIDKEEVGSWSARVRAKKKPEPYKGKGIHYSDEVVRRKEGKKTA; encoded by the coding sequence ATGTCACGCATAGGCAAAAAACCAATAGACATTCCCGATAAAACCGAAATATCCATTTCGGGTGGAAATGTTACAGTCAAAGGGCCTGGGGGAACTCTGGCGCGTGAATTCAAGACGGGCAAAATTTCCGTGGTTAGCCGAGACAAACAAGTCGTCTTGACGCCAAATAGCGATTCTATAGAAACAAGAGCTCTTTGGGGAACTTACGCTTCTCACATCAAAAACATGATTAAGGGCGTAAACACTCCTTATGAAAAGAAACTCATTCTGGAAGGCGTGGGATATAGGGCGGAGGTAAAAGGCAAAGACCTTGTCATGGGGCTTGGTTTTTCTCATCAGGTCAAGGTACCGATACCTGACACTTTGAAGATTTCTGTTGAGAAAAATATTATTTCCATAAGCGGAATTGATAAAGAGGAAGTCGGTTCTTGGAGCGCCAGGGTGAGAGCCAAGAAAAAACCGGAACCGTATAAAGGCAAAGGTATTCATTACTCAGACGAAGTGGTGAGAAGGAAAGAAGGCAAGAAAACGGCATAA
- the rplN gene encoding 50S ribosomal protein L14: MIQPRSIVKIADNSGAKIGRIFKILGGSKKRYAEIGELVVLSVQKSEPRKTIKKKDVVHAVVVRQRKPFRRRDGSYIRFDENSVVILEKGKKEPIAGRIFGPIPREMAEFGYQTISSKAAEIV; the protein is encoded by the coding sequence ATGATTCAACCACGTTCCATCGTAAAAATAGCCGACAATTCAGGCGCCAAAATCGGGCGTATTTTTAAGATACTGGGAGGGTCCAAGAAAAGATACGCCGAAATAGGTGAATTGGTCGTTCTTTCCGTTCAGAAAAGCGAACCGCGCAAAACCATAAAGAAAAAAGACGTGGTTCACGCGGTGGTTGTAAGACAGCGCAAACCTTTCAGGCGCCGTGACGGTTCATATATACGTTTCGATGAAAACTCCGTCGTGATTTTGGAAAAAGGAAAAAAGGAGCCGATAGCCGGAAGAATTTTCGGTCCGATTCCGAGAGAAATGGCCGAGTTCGGTTACCAGACGATTAGCTCAAAGGCGGCTGAAATCGTGTAG
- the rplV gene encoding 50S ribosomal protein L22: MKAILNNHRQSPRKVRLVADMVRGKKVADALQILSFGGKVACDPINKLLKSAIANSGKEKGEISEFFVKDITVNGGTVLRRTAPRARGSANVIKKRTSNITLVLDTKPK, translated from the coding sequence ATGAAAGCAATTCTAAACAACCACCGACAATCTCCCCGAAAAGTCCGCCTTGTGGCAGATATGGTAAGGGGTAAAAAAGTCGCCGATGCCTTACAGATTCTTTCTTTTGGAGGTAAAGTCGCTTGCGACCCGATAAACAAACTTTTGAAATCCGCCATTGCCAATTCCGGCAAAGAAAAAGGCGAAATTTCAGAATTTTTTGTAAAAGATATTACGGTAAACGGAGGAACCGTTTTAAGAAGAACGGCTCCGCGGGCGCGAGGGTCGGCAAATGTTATAAAGAAGAGGACAAGTAACATCACTTTGGTTTTGGATACAAAACCAAAGTGA
- the rpsC gene encoding 30S ribosomal protein S3, whose protein sequence is MSHTVHPYSHRLGIIRDWKSRWFGVKGKYSDFLKSDITIREYLDKRLRGLYISEVEIERSEKTLRIIIRTSRPGIIIGRSGEGAIKLRNDLLSFVARKKINIPEQLKIDIEEVRSPESNAAIVSQMVAEALEKRMTFRRVLKQTIEKVMANRDVKGVKIYLGGRLGGAEMARSEELKKGRIPLQTFRANIEFAREKAHMPYGDIGIKVWIYKGEIFADKNQRKS, encoded by the coding sequence ATGTCACACACCGTTCATCCATATTCACACCGTTTGGGAATTATCAGGGATTGGAAATCCCGATGGTTTGGCGTGAAAGGCAAATATAGCGACTTTCTAAAATCAGACATTACCATTAGGGAGTATTTAGACAAGCGTCTTCGCGGGCTTTACATAAGTGAAGTGGAAATAGAAAGAAGCGAAAAAACTTTAAGAATCATAATAAGAACTTCCCGTCCGGGAATTATCATAGGCAGAAGCGGAGAAGGGGCGATAAAGCTTAGAAATGACCTTCTTTCTTTTGTGGCCCGAAAAAAGATAAACATACCGGAACAATTAAAAATTGACATAGAAGAAGTTCGGTCGCCGGAGTCAAACGCGGCCATTGTTTCTCAGATGGTGGCGGAGGCGCTTGAAAAACGCATGACGTTTCGCAGGGTTTTGAAACAAACCATTGAAAAGGTAATGGCCAACAGAGACGTTAAAGGGGTAAAAATATATCTTGGTGGTCGTTTAGGTGGAGCGGAAATGGCTCGTTCCGAAGAGTTAAAAAAAGGACGAATACCGCTTCAGACATTTAGAGCCAATATTGAGTTTGCCCGCGAAAAGGCCCATATGCCTTACGGCGATATCGGGATAAAGGTCTGGATATATAAGGGAGAGATTTTCGCTGATAAGAACCAGCGAAAATCATAG
- the rplP gene encoding 50S ribosomal protein L16 has product MLFPKKVKFRKWHTMRRNPKRPAVATRGTEINFGSFGLKAVEAVRVRSNQIEAARKAMTRSLGKTGRVWIRVFPDMPFTQKPAEVKLGKGKGDVQGYQVQILAGRVIFEVDGVAEAQAREVLRKAGTKLPVKTKIVARV; this is encoded by the coding sequence ATGTTATTCCCCAAAAAAGTAAAATTCAGAAAATGGCACACTATGAGGCGCAATCCAAAGCGTCCGGCTGTGGCTACCAGAGGAACGGAAATCAATTTCGGTTCTTTCGGCCTTAAAGCCGTGGAAGCGGTTCGGGTGCGGTCAAATCAGATTGAAGCGGCCAGAAAGGCCATGACTCGCTCTCTCGGAAAAACCGGAAGGGTCTGGATACGCGTTTTTCCCGATATGCCTTTTACCCAAAAGCCAGCCGAAGTAAAACTTGGCAAAGGTAAAGGCGACGTGCAGGGATATCAAGTCCAGATACTTGCCGGTCGAGTGATTTTTGAAGTGGATGGCGTCGCTGAAGCGCAAGCAAGGGAAGTTTTGCGTAAAGCCGGCACCAAGCTTCCCGTAAAGACCAAAATAGTGGCCAGAGTGTAA
- the rpsQ gene encoding 30S ribosomal protein S17 has protein sequence MNSTTHNTQANRKPRRLSGVVVSDKMKDTIVVEVTRYVKHLRYKKYRKITKRYKVHDAGNTKKVEEKVDIEECKPVSKDKRFKVKSP, from the coding sequence ATGAATTCAACCACTCACAATACGCAAGCCAACAGAAAACCCCGCCGTCTTTCCGGTGTGGTCGTTTCCGACAAAATGAAAGATACTATCGTGGTGGAGGTTACGAGGTATGTAAAACATTTGAGATATAAAAAATACCGAAAAATAACAAAGCGCTACAAAGTACACGATGCCGGAAATACCAAAAAAGTGGAAGAGAAAGTAGATATAGAAGAATGCAAACCGGTGTCAAAGGATAAGCGTTTCAAAGTTAAAAGTCCATAA
- the rpsS gene encoding 30S ribosomal protein S19 yields MTRSLSKGPFVDPRITKKIEGKKPDNTPPIKTWLRASVISPEMVGFKFLVHNGKDFPEVLVTEDMVGHRLGEFSLTRKFIKHGGKMQKDQEQKAKEAEIAAAQSAKSAAEGKK; encoded by the coding sequence ATGACAAGGTCGCTATCCAAAGGTCCGTTTGTTGACCCTCGTATCACAAAAAAGATAGAGGGCAAAAAACCGGACAACACGCCTCCTATAAAAACTTGGCTTCGCGCTTCGGTTATTTCTCCTGAAATGGTCGGTTTCAAGTTTTTAGTGCATAATGGCAAGGATTTTCCGGAGGTCTTAGTCACTGAAGACATGGTTGGACACCGTTTGGGCGAATTTTCCTTGACTCGCAAATTCATAAAACACGGAGGAAAAATGCAAAAAGATCAGGAGCAGAAAGCCAAAGAGGCCGAAATAGCGGCGGCGCAGTCGGCTAAATCGGCGGCAGAAGGAAAGAAATAA
- the rplB gene encoding 50S ribosomal protein L2, protein MKKYKPTTASRRHMTTLPYRKILTTGKPFKKLTSGFKRSVGRNNHGRITTRHKGGGNKRLFRDIDFVYDKKNIPAVIKTIEYDPNRSAFIGLASYRDGEYRYVVVPHDTKPGDSFIVAEKAEIKPGNRLALKNIPVGTFVYNIELKPGNGAKIARSAGIFTAVVAQDAGFTHLKMPSTEIRKVSAECFACVGQVGNIEHWLVNYGKAGKSRWMGIRPTVRGTAMNPVDHPHGGGEGRQGRGTRRAKSMWGKPTGKGQKTRTPKKYSNVFIVSRRKVGKNK, encoded by the coding sequence ATGAAGAAATACAAACCAACAACCGCATCACGTCGCCACATGACAACCCTTCCCTATAGGAAGATTCTTACGACTGGAAAACCGTTTAAAAAACTGACTTCCGGTTTTAAACGATCAGTGGGCAGAAACAACCACGGTCGTATCACGACAAGACACAAGGGCGGAGGCAACAAACGTCTTTTCAGAGACATTGATTTTGTCTATGACAAAAAGAATATTCCGGCGGTTATAAAAACAATAGAATATGACCCCAACAGGAGCGCGTTTATAGGACTGGCTTCTTATCGGGACGGAGAATATCGTTATGTTGTTGTGCCACATGATACCAAACCCGGCGACTCTTTTATTGTGGCGGAAAAAGCTGAAATAAAACCCGGCAATCGCTTGGCTTTGAAAAATATTCCCGTAGGAACTTTTGTCTACAATATTGAGTTAAAACCCGGAAATGGCGCCAAAATAGCCAGAAGCGCCGGAATATTTACCGCGGTAGTGGCTCAAGATGCCGGTTTCACTCATCTTAAAATGCCTTCAACTGAAATAAGAAAGGTCTCTGCCGAATGTTTTGCCTGTGTGGGGCAGGTCGGTAATATTGAACATTGGCTCGTAAATTACGGCAAGGCCGGCAAATCGCGTTGGATGGGAATACGCCCCACTGTTCGCGGTACGGCCATGAATCCCGTTGACCATCCCCATGGCGGAGGCGAAGGCAGACAAGGAAGAGGCACTCGCCGTGCCAAAAGTATGTGGGGCAAGCCCACAGGAAAAGGCCAAAAGACCAGGACTCCAAAGAAATACTCAAATGTATTTATTGTTTCTCGCCGAAAAGTAGGTAAAAATAAGTAG
- the rpsH gene encoding 30S ribosomal protein S8 — translation MDSISNIIIGLKNASNAGKATAVFPYSKIACSIMEVLKKEGFISDFSKKGKKVIRAIEVELKYVDGSPAISGVKRISKLSKRIYERSRNIRSIKSGYGSVIISTSKGLKTDKEARKEKIGGESLFGIW, via the coding sequence ATGGACTCAATTTCAAACATAATCATCGGTCTAAAAAATGCAAGCAATGCCGGAAAGGCCACTGCCGTTTTTCCGTATTCAAAAATAGCTTGCTCAATAATGGAGGTTTTGAAAAAAGAAGGTTTTATTTCCGACTTTTCAAAAAAGGGCAAAAAAGTCATTCGGGCAATAGAGGTGGAGCTTAAGTACGTGGACGGTTCTCCGGCCATAAGCGGAGTGAAAAGAATTTCCAAACTTTCAAAAAGAATATATGAGAGAAGCCGAAATATACGTTCCATAAAGAGCGGTTACGGAAGCGTTATTATCTCCACTTCAAAAGGTTTAAAGACAGATAAAGAAGCGCGGAAAGAAAAGATCGGGGGAGAGTCGTTGTTTGGAATATGGTAA
- a CDS encoding uL15 family ribosomal protein, which produces MQTHELKRDHANKKPARVGRGGKRGKTSGRGTKGQKARAGRKLRPEMRDIIKKLPKLRGRGVFGLKTIQKAFVSVPVSLLEKNFKEGDKVTVKVLADRGIVASQSGRMPKVKILDGGEITKKLNVKGLSASQSAKEKIEKAGGSLS; this is translated from the coding sequence ATGCAAACACACGAACTAAAAAGAGACCATGCCAACAAAAAGCCCGCCCGAGTGGGGAGAGGTGGCAAACGCGGTAAAACATCAGGTCGGGGCACCAAAGGCCAAAAAGCTAGGGCCGGTAGAAAACTAAGACCGGAAATGCGTGATATCATAAAGAAACTCCCAAAGTTGCGCGGTCGTGGCGTGTTCGGACTTAAAACAATACAAAAAGCTTTTGTTTCCGTTCCTGTTTCTTTGCTTGAAAAAAATTTCAAAGAAGGAGACAAAGTAACCGTCAAAGTTTTGGCAGACAGAGGAATAGTGGCAAGTCAAAGTGGTCGCATGCCGAAAGTGAAAATATTGGACGGAGGAGAAATTACCAAAAAACTCAATGTTAAAGGACTCTCCGCTTCCCAATCAGCCAAGGAGAAAATAGAGAAGGCAGGCGGTAGTTTGTCATAG
- the rplD gene encoding 50S ribosomal protein L4, whose amino-acid sequence MESIIYNQIGKQVGKITLPESVFGVKWNADLVHQVATSMASSARSGTAHAKTRGEVRGTGKKPWKQKGTGRARHGSRRSPLWVGGGVTHGPRNEKNYTRKVSKKMKAKALYVILSRKFKENELVLVDNILISEPKTKEAKKIINSLSSISGVEKLSSKKKNAAYIAIPEKAEAVEKSFSNIGSLRVDELRNINPLDILSAKYIVFVKPEEAFKFLESKL is encoded by the coding sequence ATGGAATCAATCATTTACAACCAAATCGGAAAACAAGTCGGGAAAATAACTTTACCCGAGTCGGTTTTTGGCGTGAAGTGGAATGCCGATTTGGTCCATCAAGTCGCGACTTCCATGGCTTCTTCCGCCCGTTCCGGCACGGCTCACGCCAAAACACGAGGCGAAGTAAGAGGCACGGGGAAAAAACCTTGGAAGCAAAAAGGCACAGGCCGGGCGCGCCACGGTTCTCGCCGTTCTCCTTTGTGGGTTGGAGGAGGAGTTACCCATGGGCCTCGCAACGAGAAAAATTACACGAGAAAGGTCAGTAAAAAAATGAAAGCCAAAGCTCTTTATGTGATTTTATCTCGGAAATTTAAAGAAAATGAACTGGTTTTAGTTGATAATATTTTAATAAGTGAACCCAAGACCAAAGAAGCCAAGAAAATTATAAACTCGCTATCCTCAATTTCGGGAGTGGAAAAACTTTCATCAAAGAAGAAAAATGCCGCTTACATCGCTATTCCGGAAAAGGCGGAAGCGGTTGAGAAGAGTTTTTCAAACATAGGTTCTTTGCGCGTGGATGAGTTGCGAAACATAAATCCGCTTGACATACTTTCAGCAAAATATATTGTTTTTGTAAAACCGGAGGAGGCCTTTAAGTTTCTGGAAAGTAAACTTTAA